GCCTTGTTCTGGGATGAAGGAAACACCGGAGCTGAGCCATACCCTGAAAAGAGCTTGGCAAAAGCATCTTGAGCTGGTGCCTTTCCGTCCCATTCACGAAGCCAGTCAAATATCTTTGCTTTGTATTCTTCTCTGGTCATGCCAAAAATTGAAGGTGGAGGGATGGCAAGAAGTGGCAGTAGAGCAGTGATTTCTTCTAAAGTGCAATCTCCAATCCAGTCTCTTTTCTTGTGCCAGTACATCTTGCTCTTATCTTGCATGGCTGACAACTGCTGAGACACAAACTTAGTCTCGGACCCAAGCTTGAAAAATAACTTAACAAACTCCTTTTCCCATGCCTTAGTAGAGGAAACCATTCCTTCTTGTAGAGTCCCAAACTCAAAGTCTATTGTCTTAGCCAACTTGACATCAAAAGCATGCAACATTGAAAGTTTTGCATTGATAGCATCCAAAGATGAACAAACATTCTTCCTAAACATCTCAAAAGAAGCATTTAAAATACTGACTTCAGAAGTCAGTGACCCGAGAGTTTTGACAGAAGCAAAATGTTGATTAATTGACGCTAAAGCAGCAGAATTTTCTTCTAACTTGGCAAACAAGGAATTGAGAAAAGTGTTGGTGTTTTGGTCATTTGGGTCTAAGGCATAATGGGGGGATTTGGGCAAACCACCAAAAGAACGGTGGGCATCATCAAAGAACAAATTATTTGACTCAGATACTACGAGACCATTCGCAGTCAAAACAGACAAGTAAAAAACAACATTCAATTTTTCTGACTTAGTAGACTCAAAAGGAACACGAAAATACTGAAAAATCTTTGTCAATAAAGGAGGGTATCGAAGATGTATTGATTCATGTTTAGCACAATGATTCATGTTGGAAATTATCAAAGAAGCCAAATTACAAGGGGTTTTCTTAACAAACACAGACAAAAGAATAGAATCCTGAAATGTGACTCTATCACGACCAGATTTACGAGGCAGAACATTCGAGTGAAACAATTTAAACAACAATAAACACATAAGAGTTAAATCAGTTACCAATGGTTTGACAGACACAGAAACAAAGTTGTCACCGAGAATAGCTTTGAGTTGTTCTTCATACTGAAATCCAGGATTCTCGTCAAAGGCCTGATGAGTAGTAAACGGGCAGGGGCCTTGATCAGATACTCCTGTGAGCCGGGCCAACAAATCTGCCTTAAAGAAAACCGGACTTCCTTTCACCGAAGAGAACATAATATTGTAAGACAAAATTGAAAAATTCGCATAGAACTCCTTCAATAAATCTGGATAGATCACATCTGAAGGCGACAACAATCCAGCACACACAACGGCTTCAAACAACGCTGATACACCTGATCTTAGTAAGATGATCAAAATCACACAATCTCTCTTTCAAAATAGACTTGTGCCATGCCTTGGTAGTGCTTTCCTTTGCATGACGTTCGAAAGAATCAGGAGATGCTTTGCTTGATGCTTCGGAAACAACTACAGCAACACGACGACGCTCCAAACTAGACGGACCAGTGGTCAGGGTTTGGTTAGCGGTGGATCTCGAACGGTGGGCCATGGAAGAAGGAATATTTCAGGGTTAAGAGAGAAAAGGataggattttgagagaatgagAGGGTAGAAtgagaaaagaaaatgaaaatattaagagagagagagagtttaaAGAGAAGTAGGAACTGAAGAGTTAGATATGGAAGAGGAAGTGAACAGGTGCATCATTTTGAATAATGCAAACTCTTTGATTCTTTCATCAAAATGACGATctcatctccttgaggcttgcttcaatctataaataggtcgaagcaacttacaaaccatcttaGAAAACTTTGGATCAACAAAACCCTCACGTTATATCATGTAAATATCCTCTTCAAGGCCCCTATTTAAAAAAGTAGTTTTGACATCCATTGgccaaatctcatagtcggaATAAgaagctattgctagcaaaatcttgatggacttgaccatagaaactggtgaaaaagtctcatcatagtctataccatgtatttgtttgaaacttttttcCACTAGTTGCGCCTTATAGGTCTgcactttaccatccatgtcagttttcttcttgaaaacccactcgCACCCTATACTTTTTACCCCTTTATTTTggtacatggattccatctcggatttcatggcctctagccatctctcggagtctgggcTGTTCATAGattcttggtaggtaagaggatCACCATTGTCTATTAGCATCACATTATTATcctgagtcaagagaaatccataatatctctctaaCTCGTGACGAGCCCTaatagatctacgaacaacctcTGTTttcggagcaggaacatcttgatttACATCCTGCTcactttccaactctggttcaatattattttgtacatctcgatcttcatcaagatctatTGTCCTCCCACTattttcttggaaagtaactctcttCCAAGAAATATAGCggtccgagcaacaaacactttctTCTCAGTAGGATTACAAAAGCTATACCCTTCTGTTTcctcaggatatcccacaaaaaatATTTATCTGATTTTGGTCCTAGCTTGTCAGAGACCAAGCATTTTACAaatgcttcgcatccccatactttcataaatgacatgctatgacgtttcttagtccatatctcatatggagtcttttgaaccgatttagttggaactcggttagTGTATATGTAGTCATTTCTAGATCATAACTCCATAAAtatattggaagatctgctagactcatcatcgatcgcaccatgtccagcaaggtatgatttctcctctcagaaactcctttccattgaggcgttccaggaggagtaagccgtgatacgataccacactccttcaaaaACCCTTTAAACTCGAGGATTAAGTATTCTCgtccatgatctgatcgtagaactttaaTACTTTCCTCGGTTTTATTTTCCACTCTGGCCTCTtatttttgaacttttcaaaagaatcggatttgttcttcaaaaggtACACATATCCATTTCTCCTGAAATCATCATTATATTTAATAAAGTATTAAAAGCCACCTATTGCCATCGTACGaattggaccacatacatcactatgtataagtcctaatcgttcggtggccctttcataTTTTCTGGTAAAAGGAGCTTCAAGCCATTTTTCCAATTAGAAAatatttgcattcttcgtatgattcaaaatcaaacttatccaattgTAGCCATCTTAATGTAACTTGGAAATGCATTTCTCaattatgtgacctaaacgacaatgccagaggtatgtttgatttgagtatATCATGTTAATAGTTTATTATCATTACTGTTTACATTATATACATGAGTACCTAGATCAAGAACTATATAAACCACtaaacaaacgtgcaaccccGTAGGCAACATTATTCAacgaaaaggaacaactattgttctgtattaaaaatgaaaaacctttcttgcccaaacaagaaaccgaaataatgtttctgcaaatccCAGACACGTAAAAACATATATCTGGTTCTAAAATAAGCCCAATAGGCaacgataaatgataagtccctacaggTAAAGCAGTAACCTTTGCGCCATTTCTAACATGGAGGACGACTTCTCCCTttgccaatgtcctacttccccgcagttcctgcacatttaaacaaatgtgagaaccacatccagtatctaatacccataaagtagaagtagacaaattaaCTTCTataatataaatacctgaatcagaagcaccatcaaccttcttcttcttcagatcctccaaataggcatgacagtttctcttccagtgactCGGTTTCTTGTAGTAGTGATAAGTATCACCCTTTGCAACACCACCTTCAGGCTTCAAAGCCTGTTTGGGAGCATTTTTAGTAGAAGCAGTAGACTTGGATCCCATCCTCTTCTTACCTTTCCCTTTTGCACTCCCTTTATTCATCATCATTATGGGAGCAGGGGGCACCTTCTGAATGTTGGTCTCAGTAGTTTTTAACATAGTCAACAATCGGTAGATGTCTTGTCTATCTCATTCATGTTGTAATTAATTATAAACTGAGCAGTGTTATTGTTCAGAGATTGTAAGATTAGATCTATATGGGCTTTCGGACCAATCGTGTAACCCAAAGTAACAAGGTGATCCATATatccaatcatcttcagaacatgcggtccaaccagATCATGATCACCGTGTTTACATTCATACATAGATTTTCTTATATCAAACCTCTCTTGATGAGCCTTTCCTTCAAACATACATTTAAGGTACTCAATCATGATATAAGCATCCATAGTCGCTTGCATCAAACATGtgacatccgtgtcatcatctaTATGCTTATGATAAGCAGCCTTTTAAACACGTGTTGTACCTTCAGGAAGAGGTCCAGGGCGAGGAACATCAATGACATGGAGCTttcgctcctgcctgaggactaTCCTCAAGTTCCTTTGCCAATCAAGGAAGTTtattcctgtcagcttgtccttttCAAGGACTGACCGCATAGAGAAGTTGTTTGAGTTgtttgccatttgatatctacaatttaaaatgcataaaattcatatatattcacaatatatatctcccactaattttattaaattaatagCTCTAACTATCaattcagaaagaatatcttctatgtcctttctagtgagccaagatcctGATTTTAAAACATTTTAGTTCAGCattggctttactcctaaaacataattcaataaggtagacaatattagtcaattatatcaactataaaACTCTTCGATACTtcggtggaacaacatttgttcatatttatctaataaatctcgctaAACTCCATTCCCCTAAGTTGACAATCCTattatggtaacttagttaagtcaaacccaacattcagaaagtatcaatatacttcaatgtatctcccatgatagatgggagtacttcgctctggtgaacccactccttatcgatctaggggttaacacactggacatattggaaggcatctaaacaacttaatataaacTTTGGAGATTGGTAAtattaaaacgatcatgatcctatcataaagagattcccaattttttcttgaataaaatacttcaatattcgtcaatggtttgatttctaggtagtgagggagtcacaacggtcacgcttaaaacccacaaccttacaagttcaatgaacccgcttttgacaaaatcaccccaaatcagaaataaagaaaatttatattttattatgtgTTTCTGAAACAAGAGAATCTCATGAAggttttttaaattttaaaatcctGAATCGTTACATATTTATCTTGTTTAGTAGAtatggcatgggtgatgtatctaatacatacatacattgtaaatctaattaagcatgcatcattCTAACTTCTCTACACATTCGTTCATCACAtgatatatgtaaagtgcaataaaataAACATGGTaggttatggcccaatcctatgtgatgTTTATCAAGCTAACGATAAAGATCATGGTCAATATAAGGTggttaaatatataaatacaactATCTATTAAATCATATGTCTTCTTGTTATATTTGCTTCAATTCTTCAAGTACATTAAATAAATGAAATATAAAAACCTAATCTAAAAAAAGTTACAAGAAGAAATCTAGTTACATTCGAGATTAATATTACAAGAATCAAAACaacatgcaagtcatatttaaaaacCAACACAACAATAAAAAACCATTAAtctaaggtcgaaaggccataaccatcgACCATGCTCAAATaacatataataatataatttatcatatacttaatatgattaatctaattaaccATATGAAGTGGAACAGATACGAAACACTATTTTGCAGAATCAAAACAGAACCTTTCTTCTTGATTTTTCATCTCTGTATCGTCGTATCATATATATACAATATGTTCCAGTCACCTATTGTGTACAgacacaattaataataacaataattatCTCAGATCATCATTACATGAATAATATCGAATATCTATTATGGGAGATCATCGACATATATAATACCATCATATTTACCATGGAAAATCATCAATACATGCATAATATAAAATAACCATCATGGCAGATTATCAACACATGCATAAAATAGAAATCACATACATATAGTCATGGAAGATTGTATACATGATATTATCATCAAAATCGGTAAACACACAAAAGCATTAAAAcctttcgcaagtagctctgataccattgttgggttTTGAGGCATAAAACGCTGAGAAAATAACAAATAAAACCGTAAAATTAGAATAAACCGAAACccaccacaggatccatgcgaaaaacaataTTCAATTCATGGATGAGATGTTTACCTTAAAGAGCTTTACAATTATAGTTGTCAAAATGAGATCCTAGATTTAACCGAACACCACGTATCCTGCCTTAACGATCTACGCCATAGAGGTATCTATGTCGTAGAGGTACCTATGCCGTAAAGTAAATTATAAGTTAAATAATTTGATGACCCTGACTCAGTGAGTTATATTATGTTGTATCTATTAAAGACTATGTCGTGACGTTTTTGGTGATAAGACTGAGATTAGATTATCTTGAGAAGTTATAAGGTTTAGTCCCAATAGTGACCCTATAAATAAGTACAAGATCTTGTATATTGTTACCAAGGATTCTTTGATCTAGACAATAAGACATATTCATATAATATTATTGACTAAGTGAAGTCTTCACTACAAGATGAGATTGTGGTTCATTGCCCTGAATTTATATAAGAGTATTTGACATCTGTGTTTGAGAATTAGTCAGTTGATGAAACTTTAACACCTAAATTATTTTTTGTTAATGATGATTTATATGTAAGACGGAATGAATGACCACTTTTAATTCCAACTCGTGTTTCTCCAATGGTAATAAAAGAGGATTATATATATTGCCAGTTGTGACTAGAAATTTCGCCTGAGATGCCAAAGACTCATGCCTTGACTCCAGGGAAACCATGTATGACGACTATGAAAGACATTACTAATAAGATTTTAACTTAAGTTTTGACTAATCAAGTCAGTGCTCTAGGATCTTCACCGGACCGTGTCTAAGGTTCGAACATGAATAGATAGACATCTTCTGAAATAAGAACACAAGATTTGATGGCAGCGGCCTATGAGATATATAGCTCTTGGGTTatgaggcataaaacgcagcaaAAATAACAAATAAAACCGTAAAATAGAATAAACCGAAACCCACCGCACGATCCATGcaaaaaacaatatttaattcatGGATGAGATTTTTACCTTAAAGAGCTTTACGATTATGGTTGTCAAAAGAAGATCATATCTTTAACCGAACACTATGTATACCGTCTTAACGATCAACACCGTAGAGGTATGCATACGAAAGCTGGTACAgaggaggcgtgtactagcacAAATAACGGACATATTTTCCACTCTCTCTCAGACCTTTAGCTGCTAGGGTTTTATGTATAGTTGTAAACCATTAAAGGATTACCATATATATAGTTGTGGAAAGAAACAAAATTAAGACGGTCATTTGATGCTCTAATGGGAAAAAATCATTATGCGCGGGAGTGCAATCAAACTCTAAAGGAGAATCTAGAATCGAGGTTGATGCCACCCCGAGCAGGAATAACTACAACAACAATATCAACCTTGTCCCTTGCACTTTAAAAGTGATTGTGAGAGATACTATAGATGACAATGACATGATTATGAGGACACCTTTAGTAAATTTAGACAGTGTATAAAGTCAGTTCCACTCGATAAAGTGTTGATGATAGAATTTGCGAGCTAGGAAGTCTTTTCAATTGATGGagtcactacgccatagattggattccGCAACCACAAGAAACCGTaactaaaggccaaaaaagcgTTGCTAAAGGCTAAAAAAGGCTATGACGACTCTTTTTCGGGGTTGCAATTTTAGGCGTTGCAATAGAATTTTTTACAACCCCGGTGACACCCTATTGCAACCCTTGTTTATCCGTTACAAAAACGTGTTATTGCAACACCAATGGGGTTGAAATAGGTCTTGAAAAGTGTTACAGTAGGGTTTGGGCTATCAGTACAATATTTGTGGGCCCAACAATAgggcccacatgtggggtatCAATGCAACCTTTTTGTAAcgctttttagtgttttttgTAACGCTTTTTAGTGATTATTAGCAACACTATAAAGACCTATTGCAAcgcttttacaaaaaaaatgcTAGGAACTGTTTGCAAATTAACATGCCCATAAATAAGACCATTGTCTTAAAACCAACACAATCCACAAATCATAAACATCAGTCCATCAACCATAACATCAGTTTCCCCATACTACCACTACCTTCACCATCACCATACTACCATCCTTATACCACTAATTGTCTACCAACCATAAAACAAAAGCGGAAGTTTAAACAAGTTAAAGTTACAATTCAAAATCTAAACATAGTAGTAATGAGAAAAACAAAGTAGAACGAGAATGCTGCTAGAACGCTTCTGACTAGGTACAACCACCTCCAGTAATAGGAGGTGGTTTACCTACAGGCTAAAGACTTTCTTCCTCCAACTCAGCGCTTTTTAATTCTTCCAGTTCTGCTTCTAATTCATCCTGCAACATAAAGAAGACATTCAGACAAAAGAATAATTTCTGAATCAAAGGAACATTGATAAGCAGAAAAGAATGTATTATAACTGGAACTGCaagaattaaaaaataaaattaatgatATAGGTGAACAACATACCTCATCAAAACCAGCTGTTGCACCAATGGGAGTGGCCAGTGCTTCTTAAATCTGTTTCATGTTTTCTGTTTGCTCATTTATTTAATCCATAGTTTTATCTACATCATCCATATTCCTGCGAAGATGACACTATAGAAAAAAGCAGGATGTTGTTCATTAATGTCGAAAAAGAAGAAGATACATGACAAGTAATGTCATATATGCATCCGAATATACTAAGAAAATAAAATTACACTAGGAGATAATTAAGATAATATAACCCTTCAATTTCCATGCAAGCCAACCAACCACTAGTGCACTTAAGTATGAGCCACGGcccataaataaatattaattcaTAACAATTAGTGACTTAGTGATACATTCAAAATAGAAAAAATGCGAATTTTATTATTCGGGATAGTATTTAGGATTGTCGCCGACGAATAGTTAACAAATAGCTTTGTATATTGAAGCATGTATGTGTAAAAGACATTGCTCAATACAAATACTTGTATTATTACAATGAACTAAATGAGTTGAAAGATGATATGCACCTTCTTTCCAGCAGGTTGTTGTAATCAATGTGTAATATCAGCTACCTGAACCAGGATATTCatatcatatcaagcaagtcaaaaAGTAGGCTGCAACTGTAAAGTGTAACCAATAAATGACTATACTGCACAGAGAGAGCAAATGTATATTGAATACTGACGATCGAACAAATAGCTTCCCGCATCCATTCCAAGTTTCGCGGGTCAACAATCAAATCACCTGCATAAGAGAGCCTATTACTACTTGGTTAATAGTTGGTGAAAATAATATCATTAATGCATCAAACTCAAAATTAATTTACAGTAGCATGCACACTGAGATAACACTTCACTTATATCAAATTTTACAGCTTCAGCTATATACAAGAGTTCTCATTCATGGAAATACAAGGAAAGTAACTATTAATGGGttagaatttaaaaaatttcAGTGATCCTATAGCCCCCAAATAATAATATTGGAAAATATAATATGCAATAAGCAGTACAAAGAAGGCATAAAATATAAGTGACTTACTATAGCCGAACATAGTTCCTTGCTCACAAACCATAACATTCTGATTTCCAGCTAGCCTAACTTTTTCAGCAGAATTTGTCATAACCTACATATGTACTTACAGAAGGTGCACAAAATTGGCCTTTCTTGATGTTGATAATCTTTCCCGTTTGCGCAGCTGCAACTAATAAATCTGTCTATCATTCCAATATGTAATTGAACATGTCAGTTTAAATACACATGGTAAAGTGCTTTATTCACACACAGTTCAAGCCTCAATAATTATATATCGCAGTTCAAGCCTCAATAATTATATATAGTCGTATGAAAATAACAATTTatcattattaaataattcaacCTGTCTGTAAAGGAATGCTGGAATCTGAATTATATCGGCAACTTGACCAACTGCATCACACTGAGATAAGAGAGTGTTATATACAGTTAGGCAATGATGAACACTAGTTCTATACTGCTCTTCCGCCAAATAATTCTTTAAATATATGCACCTTAAGATCACTTTAAGGAAAACAAATGTTGCTAATTGACAAAAAACACGGTAGAGATGGAATAATGATGTTGGGCCTACATGTTTTACAAAATAATAAGGCTGGCAACTGAGTGCAGTACAACTCAGTCTAACAAATGACTTGCTTCTCACTAGGAATCATCCTAGTTTAAGAAACAAAATGTAAGATTTTCGAACTACAGATAATGAGTTCTGTTTATATATAAGGAAAAAAGGAGTAGCATACATAATCATCTCAGTACTGGGATAAATAAAATTTAGGACATAAGATCAAACTAGAAAAGGCCAGTGACATCATGGTATTCAGGATCATAAATAATCAAAAACTCAATATTCAAggaacaagataaatgaactgcATG
This sequence is a window from Apium graveolens cultivar Ventura unplaced genomic scaffold, ASM990537v1 ctg2944, whole genome shotgun sequence. Protein-coding genes within it:
- the LOC141700808 gene encoding uncharacterized protein LOC141700808 yields the protein MANNSNNFSMRSVLEKDKLTGINFLDWQRNLRIVLRQERKLHVIDVPRPGPLPEGKAHQERFDIRKSMYECKHGDHDLVGPHVLKMIGYMDHLVTLGYTIGPKAHIDLILQSLNNNTAQFIINYNMNEIDKTSTDC